Within the Medicago truncatula cultivar Jemalong A17 chromosome 4, MtrunA17r5.0-ANR, whole genome shotgun sequence genome, the region ctaatatacattttaattcatgtaagttttatttttaatatttttttattctcatgaaacaagttCCAATAGATGgtacttttcataattttatatttttttagaaacattcgagaaaactaattgcatataagtaaatttttgaacttagatattttttttataattgaaatccgagagagtgattaaataaaaaaagtaataacttTATTCAAAGTGGTaggttttttattatatttttataagacaagagcaaaaagaataatctcaattaaGTTGGTACCCTACTTTAATCGATCACCagttgctcatatatattattaaaaaaaggaaaaaattatataaaatttgggaggacaaaaaatatgattcaGTCAATCCAAGTGGATCCACCCTAACgagtaatatatataaaaagaaaagatcaacaaagtggattcaaccctaattaattctaacaaaCGAATACCATTAACGATAGACGTTTGTGATGGCCAATCGGGTCTATAATTTGGCGAATTGATCGATCTTCAACACAAAATTGGATCACGTGCTATCAACTCCctgcaacaacgacaacaaacATTAACGACTCTTTCAAGTCCACACAGTCTCATGTCAATCAAGGATTAATGGGATACGAAACACATACATATTCTTGAGAGTGGGAAGTAGATTCaaccgccaacacggtaattAACAGATTCACACGCACTAACTGTTTACTGCTATgatcaacatcaaattaacagtcATTTATGGCCCAATATAGAACCTCAACCACCTCCAAAGAAAGGGAGGAGATGGCAGATTCGAATGACCCACCATAACCAATCCACACGGCGGCGAAAAATGTCTAAAACGGTGGCAAAATAGAGGATAAAGAACGGACCCTTTCGGGTTtcaaccaaaccaatgcgggGTTCTGCTATTGAGAAGCCAACACACAAAACTAAACAAGATTGCCGGTGACAACCAACAATTTACGAATACCAACAACTAAGCAACCACCACCCGTAGCAGATGCGGTACTGGTTGAATCGGAAACGAACGACACGAATTGTTGCGGGAACCGGAAAAAGGGTGGTGCGGGGGGACGACGCCACTCATCCCACCATCGTTGAATGTTGGTACATCGTAAGTGATGAAGGTTTCAAAAAAAAGTGGGCGAGGTGGCGGAAGATTTCTAAAGAGAGGGCAGAGCCATAATGGTAGATTATAGCAGGGGTAATCATACCtcttattaattagatatatttttaagaatatactaattatttatagtatttttatattttaagtataGTTGTATTTTTTCTCAATATTTTAAGCAGAGTTggcatgtccctgccaactctgtctcaattttaaatatgaaaataaagtactacataatatcaaaattctgaatgaaatcaaactaaaaaagtcaaataatatctaaaaaaacttatttatgtgtaaaccctgttaaaaaaaatttaaataaaatgtatcccgtgcttggcacgggacGTTAcactagtatatatataatttagatTTAAATACTTGAATTGCCATTGTTGTTGCTCATCCATAtcttttaatcttttcaaaacaatttttttcctatTATTGGTACTCTTAGTCCAAATGGAAGAGGCCAAGATAAACTGATCAAGTTGACACAGCAAATCAGTACAACAATGCATGAAGACCATCACGTTTAACTCTGTCATAAGACCTATGAAGATTGAATACTCCAAAAGGGGAAAAGTATTGGTGTTACTGTTGAAGTATTCATGTCAGATATGGATATACATGTTTCAAAATtatctcaatttttattttatctattatttTGGATAAACCTCATATACTTCTCAATACTATCCGATTCCGATATACTTGGATGCCCATGTATCAAGTCAAGTGAAGATGCCAATGTAGAACActtaatttttgttataaactttttgtaaattatgattAGCTTATTTATATATGAAGAATGTTAAACCGTGTCTCgagggcattggttaagcaatAATGTGATATTGTATGTGTGTTATACTATATATCTGGACTGTCATAGAATATTTCCCCTAcctcaattaatatttaagtgaCCCAAATTATGCATTTGCCTATGCTGAAGATAACAGTTAGTGTCTACTTTTGTGAACGCCTCAATCAAGCTATTATCAAATAAGGAGTGAATCACCTGTGTCACTGGTTTAACCTATGAGAAATTGTAATGCTTAGCCAATTTGATCCCTAAAATTGTACTTAGGGACTAACATTATCAGAAGTTCAATTTCAagaattgtttttaaatttcattagTCTGAAAAACCAAATTGTCTTGGATCTAAAAGTTCATAGACCAAATATTTCAAATAACTGAATCGGTCACATTCTCAAGCTGCTAAAATTCCACTTAAAATGCAATCAAATACTCTTGAtttaactatgtttttttttttaatcctctAGTTTCTAGAGAAAAAGAACTTGGTAATCCGAAGTTCTAACATAGGGTATGTATAACTTAGCTAAGAATTGTTTCAATCAGGAATCGAATCTGGTTCTTCTGAACGATTCTTCATTTGATGAatctcattaaccacttgagtcaaattgattgattaactTTGTTCATATCTAGATCAAATATGAATTTGGCAAAATTATGACTCCACtctataattttaacaaaaggtATAGTTTTGAGATTCAACAAAATTATAACATCACTgtaattttgtcaaacttactaaaaattcaaatatgcaATGAATGTTAATTGTGTTATGATTtggattgaattaaaaaatattcagaactatgaataatttcttaaatgcttatgaaattatatatggacataataaaaaatattttttttagagaaaactATAAAGACTTTACTATTTCATTTTTAACCATATCTCAGAaataattttgaacaaaaaaggaATTTTATGTAAGAAAAAGCAAAAAGAGAAAAGTTCTAATTATAAATGGAGACCACAAACTGCATGGGCAATGTGGCAGAACAACATCCATTCATATTTCAACCAAAATCTCAGAATCTTGAATTGCTAAATGCTAACCCCTTCTCAAAGAAAACTCAGACATATCATAGAGTTCTCAAGATTGTAAACTCTTCCATCACTTGCATGTCCTTATTATATCCTACTCATATTCCCACCATACAAAAAAAACCACACAGTTACACATATTAATTGATCTCGACTATTGATTTAAGATCGGTAAGAATACACGTACCTTCATCAAATCATCTTTAACGTTGATTTGAGATCAAACGGTTAAGATCAGTATATATGTCATGCATTTACCGCGTGGAATCCAAATCTCTTATCCCTTATTATATAAAGGGTTGAAAGCCACATCAACAACTCATAAAAATCTTCTCCTACCAACATCTTTCAACTCTCATTTTACACTTTCACATTCTCGATCCATAATGGGCATGGTATTTGGAAAAATTGGTGTTGAGACACCAAAATATGAAGTGACAAAAACCACACAAGACTATGAAATCAGAATATATGCACCTTCTGTAGCAGCTGAAGTCACATATGATCCATCACAGTTCAAAGGTAACAAAGATGGTGGTTTCATGGTTTTAGCAAACTATATTGGAGCATTAGGGAACCCTCAGAACACAAAACCTGAAAAGATTGCTATGACTGCACCAGTTATCACAAAGGGTTCAGCAGAGAAGATTGCTATGACAGCACCAGTTGTCACTAAGTCTAGTGAAGAAGGTGAGAGGAACAAGATGGTGACTATGCAGTTTATTTTGCCATCTAGTTATGAAAAAGCAGAAGAAGCACCTAAGCCAACTGATGAAAGGGTTGTGATAAGAGAGGAAGGTGAGAGGAAATATGGAGTGGTGAAGTTTAGTGGTGTGGCTAGTGATGAAGTGGTGAAGGAGAAGGTGGAGAAGTTGAGgctgagtttggagagagatgGTTTTAAGGTTATTGGGGATTTTTTATTGGGTAGGTACAATCCTCCTTGGACACTTCCAATGTTTAGGACTAATGAGGTTATGATCCCTATTGAATGAACATGATCTGTTCATGACATAGATTTCTGTACTTTCTGTTTGTGTTCTGTAATTTCtgtatgttgttgatgttgagaaCTTGGAATATGTACTATGTAGTGACGAAGACTGTTGtttcattcaattttcaaacaataaaatgacaaataaatgtTCACAATAATATAGCAAATGAATGTTCTGCATTTCAGTACTTTCTTTTTGTATCTTgtcattctttcttttctacCTATAAATAAAGTTTACACGAATTGGATCTCGAAAACTCAGAATTCAAGAAAAGTCTAAGGATTCAAAACATGCTTACATATATAACATATTTTCTACCATCAAAATTCCTCGATTCGGCATGCATACACTGCAGAACTCAATTTTCCTGGAATTGAAATTCAGGTACACATATTTTAACTGAAACAAGTGTGCTGTCAATGGttcatatttttaaaccaaTGTTCCATAGTAACTCATCTAAAGAATTAAACAAAGTTGCAAGGTAAGCGGTACGC harbors:
- the LOC11419252 gene encoding heme-binding-like protein At3g10130, chloroplastic → MHLPRGIQISYPLLYKGLKATSTTHKNLLLPTSFNSHFTLSHSRSIMGMVFGKIGVETPKYEVTKTTQDYEIRIYAPSVAAEVTYDPSQFKGNKDGGFMVLANYIGALGNPQNTKPEKIAMTAPVITKGSAEKIAMTAPVVTKSSEEGERNKMVTMQFILPSSYEKAEEAPKPTDERVVIREEGERKYGVVKFSGVASDEVVKEKVEKLRLSLERDGFKVIGDFLLGRYNPPWTLPMFRTNEVMIPIE